A window from Staphylococcus succinus encodes these proteins:
- a CDS encoding lysophospholipid acyltransferase family protein: MYKLISGLLKLIIVKLSNSLEVQGKENIPQLHRYVVTCTHESYNEVIMLGTAIYPNQIHYMAKKELFNNKWFGRFLTSLNAFPVDRDNPGPSTLKRPIKLLKENKTVGIFPTGQRKKYDEGAPLKRGAVTIAMMAQAPILPAAYVGPNEIKGLITGKAIIKFGEPIETKHLPKDMKRNEKLEYLTKELENRTKQLQQELDAYVNIK; this comes from the coding sequence ATGTATAAACTGATTAGTGGCTTGTTGAAGCTCATTATAGTCAAACTAAGTAATTCTTTAGAAGTACAGGGTAAAGAAAACATACCGCAGTTACATAGATATGTAGTTACTTGTACGCATGAGAGCTATAATGAAGTAATCATGCTCGGAACGGCTATATATCCTAACCAAATCCATTATATGGCTAAGAAAGAATTATTTAATAATAAATGGTTTGGTAGATTTTTAACGTCATTAAATGCTTTTCCTGTAGACAGAGATAATCCGGGTCCAAGTACTTTAAAAAGACCAATTAAATTATTGAAAGAAAATAAAACGGTAGGTATTTTCCCTACAGGTCAACGTAAAAAATATGATGAGGGTGCACCTTTAAAAAGAGGAGCAGTAACCATTGCTATGATGGCCCAAGCACCGATATTACCAGCTGCATATGTAGGCCCAAATGAAATTAAAGGGCTTATTACTGGAAAAGCTATCATAAAATTTGGTGAACCCATTGAGACAAAACATTTACCAAAAGATATGAAACGAAATGAAAAATTAGAATATTTAACAAAAGAATTGGAAAATAGAACAAAGCAATTGCAACAAGAATTGGATGCATACGTAAATATTAAGTAA
- a CDS encoding S1C family serine protease, producing the protein MSNNDNHSNGNQHYEQAQQPFKGEQRSTNKPKFPWFKTMVVALIAGIIGALIVLGVGKFMEHTVLDDDGSSVKETSNSTNGGNTLDGKSEKYDSVNQMINDVSPAIVGVINMQKAQNLDALLKGKSSKSQEAGVGSGVIYQKNNGSAYIVTNNHVIDGASEIKVQLHNSKQVEAKLIGKDALTDMAVLKIDDTKGTKAIEFANSSKVKTGDSVFAMGNPLGLEFANSVTSGIISASERTIDTQTTAGANKVNVLQTDAAINPGNSGGALVDINGNLVGINSMKIANEQVEGIGFAIPSNEVKVTIKELVKHGKVERPSIGIGLLNLSEIPDEYKAQLDTKRKEGVYIAKVDENNGLKEGDIITAIDDNKVKEDTDLRNYLYQQKKPGDTVKLTLERKGKVQTVKVDLKEQKSASTQSSNEDSEDSSESANPFN; encoded by the coding sequence ATGTCTAATAATGATAATCACTCAAACGGAAATCAACATTATGAGCAAGCACAACAGCCCTTTAAAGGTGAGCAGCGTTCGACAAACAAACCCAAATTCCCATGGTTTAAAACAATGGTCGTCGCATTAATTGCTGGAATTATTGGTGCTCTCATTGTGTTAGGGGTTGGAAAGTTCATGGAACATACCGTATTAGATGATGATGGTTCTTCTGTAAAAGAAACATCTAATAGTACGAATGGTGGTAATACACTTGATGGAAAAAGTGAAAAATATGATTCTGTCAACCAAATGATTAACGATGTATCACCTGCTATTGTAGGCGTAATAAATATGCAAAAAGCGCAAAACTTAGATGCTTTATTAAAAGGTAAATCATCTAAATCACAAGAGGCAGGCGTTGGTTCAGGAGTAATTTATCAAAAAAATAATGGTTCTGCGTACATCGTAACAAATAACCATGTTATTGATGGTGCAAGTGAAATTAAAGTACAATTACATAATTCTAAACAGGTTGAAGCAAAACTCATTGGTAAAGATGCATTGACTGACATGGCAGTTTTAAAAATAGATGATACAAAAGGTACAAAAGCAATTGAATTTGCGAATTCCTCTAAAGTTAAAACAGGCGATAGTGTTTTTGCAATGGGTAATCCACTTGGTTTAGAATTTGCGAATTCAGTTACTTCTGGTATCATATCTGCAAGTGAACGTACGATTGATACACAGACTACAGCTGGTGCAAATAAAGTAAATGTATTACAAACAGATGCCGCTATTAATCCAGGTAACTCTGGTGGCGCATTGGTTGATATTAATGGAAATCTTGTAGGTATTAATTCTATGAAAATTGCTAATGAACAAGTTGAAGGCATTGGCTTTGCAATACCTAGTAACGAAGTAAAAGTTACTATAAAAGAACTTGTGAAGCATGGTAAAGTTGAACGCCCTTCAATTGGAATTGGTTTGCTCAATTTAAGTGAAATTCCAGATGAATATAAAGCGCAACTTGATACCAAACGTAAAGAAGGTGTTTATATCGCCAAAGTTGATGAGAATAATGGGCTCAAAGAAGGCGACATTATTACCGCTATCGATGACAATAAAGTAAAAGAAGATACAGATTTACGTAACTACTTATATCAACAGAAAAAACCGGGCGACACAGTCAAACTCACTTTAGAAAGAAAAGGTAAGGTCCAGACTGTTAAGGTCGATCTTAAAGAACAAAAATCCGCTTCAACACAATCAAGCAACGAAGATAGTGAAGACAGTTCTGAAAGTGCAAACCCTTTTAATTAA
- a CDS encoding formate--tetrahydrofolate ligase, translating to MAHLSDLDIANQSTLKPIGEIAEKAGIPSNALEPYGHYKAKIDINQVQQHNGKGNVVLVTAMSPTPAGEGKSTVTVGLADAFNQLKKNVMVALREPALGPTFGIKGGATGGGYAQVLPMEDINLHFNGDFHAITTANNALSAFIDNHIHQGNELGIDQRRIEWKRVLDMNDRALRNVIVGLGGPTQGVPREDGFNITVASEIMAILCLANDIKDLKVKISHITIGYTRERQPVTVADLKVEGALAMILKDAIKPNLVQTIEGTPALVHGGPFANIAHGCNSILATETARDLADIVVTEAGFGSDLGAEKFINIKAREAGFTPSAVVVVATIRAIKMHGGVEKDNLKEENVLALEKGIVNLERHVKNVRKYGLEPVVALNAFIHDTDEETKFVQKWAKDNGIRIALTEVWEKGGNGGIDLANEVLEVIDEPQNFKHLYELNQPLETKIETIVREIYGGSKVTFSSKAQKQLQQFKDNGWDNYPICMAKTQYSFSDDATQLGAPEGFEITIRELEAKTGAGFIVALTGAIMTMPGLPKKPAALNMDVTDDGHAVGLF from the coding sequence TTGGCACATTTATCTGATCTAGATATTGCGAATCAATCAACACTAAAACCAATTGGAGAAATTGCTGAAAAGGCAGGTATTCCGTCAAATGCATTAGAACCATACGGGCACTATAAAGCTAAGATTGATATTAATCAAGTTCAACAGCATAATGGCAAGGGAAACGTAGTATTGGTGACAGCTATGAGCCCAACACCGGCTGGGGAAGGAAAATCAACTGTTACTGTAGGGTTAGCTGATGCATTTAATCAACTTAAGAAAAACGTTATGGTAGCATTACGAGAACCTGCTTTAGGACCAACATTTGGTATAAAGGGTGGAGCTACAGGCGGAGGATATGCACAAGTATTACCAATGGAAGATATCAACCTGCACTTTAACGGTGATTTTCATGCAATTACGACTGCAAATAATGCACTTTCAGCATTTATAGATAATCATATACACCAAGGGAATGAATTAGGTATTGATCAACGCCGAATAGAATGGAAGCGTGTATTAGATATGAATGATCGTGCTTTACGTAATGTTATCGTTGGTTTAGGTGGTCCTACACAAGGTGTGCCACGGGAAGATGGTTTCAATATTACTGTGGCTTCTGAAATAATGGCTATTTTATGTTTAGCAAATGATATCAAAGATTTAAAAGTGAAAATAAGCCATATTACTATTGGTTATACACGTGAACGTCAGCCAGTTACAGTTGCTGATTTAAAAGTTGAAGGTGCATTGGCTATGATTCTTAAAGATGCGATTAAACCTAATCTTGTACAAACAATTGAAGGCACGCCTGCACTTGTACATGGTGGGCCATTTGCGAATATTGCACATGGCTGTAATTCTATTTTAGCTACTGAAACTGCTAGAGACTTGGCAGACATCGTAGTAACAGAAGCAGGTTTTGGTTCAGATTTAGGCGCTGAAAAGTTCATTAATATTAAAGCTCGAGAAGCAGGTTTTACACCTTCAGCCGTCGTTGTAGTGGCAACAATTCGTGCTATTAAAATGCATGGTGGTGTAGAGAAAGATAATCTTAAAGAAGAAAATGTGTTAGCACTTGAAAAAGGAATTGTTAATTTAGAACGTCATGTTAAAAATGTTAGAAAATATGGATTGGAGCCGGTAGTTGCTTTAAATGCATTTATCCATGATACAGATGAAGAAACGAAATTTGTACAAAAATGGGCCAAAGACAATGGTATACGTATAGCTTTAACTGAGGTTTGGGAAAAGGGCGGCAATGGAGGTATTGATTTAGCCAATGAAGTTTTAGAAGTTATCGATGAACCTCAAAACTTTAAACATTTATATGAACTTAATCAACCGCTTGAAACGAAAATAGAAACAATTGTACGAGAAATATATGGTGGCTCTAAAGTTACCTTTAGCAGTAAGGCACAAAAACAATTACAACAGTTTAAAGATAATGGTTGGGATAATTATCCTATTTGTATGGCTAAAACGCAATATTCATTTTCTGATGATGCCACACAGTTAGGTGCTCCAGAAGGATTTGAAATTACGATTCGTGAATTGGAGGCCAAGACAGGTGCTGGATTTATAGTTGCATTAACAGGCGCAATTATGACGATGCCAGGTCTACCAAAGAAACCAGCAGCATTAAATATGGATGTTACAGATGATGGACATGCAGTAGGTTTATTTTAA
- the acsA gene encoding acetate--CoA ligase codes for MKVEVYQGENGNFNLQDYDKTYNNFDWKEVEKVFSWYDTGKVNMAHECIDRHVEEGKSDKIALHYKDEKRKESYTFSEMKSNSNKAANVLKEQANVEKGDRVFIFMPRTPELYFALFGILKIGAIVGPLFEAFMEKAVADRLENSDAKVIITTNELLPRIPKDQLPNLETIVVVDDNVENEYVDFNKEFVKASDDFETEWLTLDDGLILHYTSGSTGQPKGVLHAQKAMLLHYISGKFVLDFKDDDVYWCTADPGWVTGTSYGIFSPWLNGVTNCIAGGRFSPEGWYGMIEEFKVTIWYTAPTALRMLMSAGDDIVGKYDLSSLKLILSVGEPLNPEVIKWSKDVYGKRVLDTWWMTETGGHMIVNYPTMDVKLGSMGKPLPGVEAAIVDDQGNELPANRMGNLAIKKGWPSMMVSIWKNPEKYDSYFIGDWYVSGDSAYKDEEGYYWFQGRVDDVIMTAGERVGPFEVESKLVEHDSVAEAGVIGKPDPIRGEIIKAFVALRPEYEPSDELKEEIRKFVKEGLAAHAAPREIEFKDKLPKTRSGKIMRRVLKAWELDLPAGDLSTMED; via the coding sequence ATGAAAGTAGAAGTATATCAAGGGGAAAACGGAAATTTTAACCTTCAAGACTATGATAAAACATATAACAACTTTGATTGGAAGGAAGTTGAAAAGGTATTTTCATGGTATGACACTGGAAAAGTGAATATGGCACATGAATGTATTGATCGTCATGTTGAAGAAGGTAAAAGTGATAAGATTGCTTTACATTATAAAGATGAAAAACGTAAAGAAAGCTATACTTTCAGTGAAATGAAATCTAATTCAAACAAAGCTGCTAATGTATTAAAAGAACAAGCAAATGTTGAAAAAGGAGACCGTGTTTTTATTTTTATGCCAAGAACGCCTGAGCTATATTTTGCTCTATTTGGCATATTGAAAATTGGCGCGATAGTAGGTCCTTTATTTGAAGCATTTATGGAAAAGGCAGTTGCAGATCGATTAGAAAATAGCGATGCTAAGGTCATAATAACGACTAATGAATTATTACCACGTATACCTAAAGATCAATTACCCAATTTAGAAACTATCGTTGTCGTGGACGACAATGTTGAAAATGAATATGTTGATTTTAATAAAGAATTTGTAAAAGCAAGTGATGATTTTGAAACGGAATGGTTAACTTTAGATGATGGACTGATATTACATTATACTTCTGGTTCAACTGGCCAACCTAAAGGTGTTTTACACGCACAAAAAGCCATGTTGTTACATTATATTTCTGGTAAGTTTGTATTAGACTTTAAGGATGATGATGTATATTGGTGTACGGCTGATCCTGGATGGGTTACAGGTACATCATATGGTATTTTTAGCCCATGGTTAAATGGTGTAACAAATTGTATTGCAGGTGGAAGATTTTCACCTGAGGGATGGTATGGCATGATTGAGGAGTTTAAAGTCACTATTTGGTATACTGCACCAACTGCATTAAGAATGCTAATGAGTGCAGGAGATGATATTGTTGGAAAGTATGATTTATCATCACTTAAATTGATTTTATCAGTAGGAGAGCCATTGAATCCTGAAGTTATAAAATGGTCTAAAGATGTGTACGGCAAACGGGTGTTAGATACTTGGTGGATGACGGAAACAGGTGGCCATATGATTGTGAATTATCCAACGATGGATGTGAAATTAGGATCTATGGGCAAACCTTTACCTGGTGTTGAAGCAGCAATTGTAGATGATCAAGGGAATGAACTACCGGCAAATAGAATGGGGAATCTTGCTATTAAAAAAGGATGGCCATCTATGATGGTGTCTATTTGGAAGAACCCGGAAAAATATGATTCATACTTTATTGGAGATTGGTATGTTTCAGGAGATTCTGCATACAAAGATGAAGAAGGTTATTATTGGTTCCAAGGTCGTGTAGATGATGTAATTATGACAGCTGGAGAACGTGTAGGACCATTTGAAGTAGAATCTAAACTAGTAGAACATGACTCAGTAGCAGAAGCAGGAGTGATTGGTAAGCCTGACCCTATCAGAGGTGAAATTATTAAAGCATTTGTTGCTTTACGTCCAGAATATGAACCGAGTGATGAGTTAAAAGAAGAAATTCGTAAATTTGTTAAAGAAGGCTTAGCCGCACATGCTGCACCTAGAGAAATAGAGTTTAAAGATAAATTACCAAAAACACGTTCAGGTAAGATTATGCGCCGTGTACTTAAAGCTTGGGAACTCGACTTACCCGCAGGAGATTTAAGTACGATGGAAGACTAA
- a CDS encoding transglycosylase domain-containing protein codes for MARQTYDKSVQDSNEIRPFHRYEIVYKKIKHIFLGLFTIFTCTFLILMAISVFYFQHLTDTTIHLSDKDLRLNLLHIVGDEDIDNTKRNILEEYNHSTNTLIVGPNQVSPNVIKALTSSEDSLFFYHNGILPKAIVRAVGQDIFNTEAPTGGSTITQQLVKNQLLTNERTYDRKANELVLSMRAEHVLTKDEIIYTYLNIVPFGRDNHGSDITGIASASYSLFGKSATNLNIAESAYLIGLLQSPYYYTPYTEDGSLKPDQEIKISLNRQHYVLKRMLVEEKITPDDFKNAEKYNVQQHLITR; via the coding sequence ATGGCGCGTCAAACATATGATAAAAGTGTTCAAGATAGCAACGAGATACGACCATTTCATAGATATGAAATAGTTTATAAAAAAATAAAACATATATTTTTAGGCTTGTTTACAATTTTTACATGTACCTTTCTCATACTTATGGCAATATCAGTGTTTTATTTTCAACATTTAACTGATACAACGATTCATCTGTCAGATAAAGATTTGAGATTGAATTTGTTACATATTGTTGGCGACGAAGATATTGATAATACTAAGCGTAATATCTTAGAAGAGTATAATCATTCAACCAATACGCTTATTGTCGGACCTAACCAAGTTAGTCCAAATGTCATTAAAGCACTGACCTCTTCTGAAGACAGCTTATTTTTTTACCATAATGGCATTTTACCGAAAGCCATAGTGCGTGCCGTTGGGCAAGATATCTTTAATACTGAAGCTCCCACGGGTGGTAGTACCATTACACAGCAACTCGTAAAAAATCAACTACTGACTAACGAAAGAACATATGACCGAAAAGCGAATGAACTTGTACTTTCTATGCGCGCCGAACACGTGTTAACCAAAGATGAAATTATTTATACGTATTTAAACATCGTTCCCTTTGGACGAGATAACCATGGTTCTGATATAACAGGTATTGCTTCAGCTTCATATAGTTTGTTTGGAAAATCAGCAACAAACTTGAATATTGCTGAATCTGCTTACCTTATCGGTTTGCTTCAAAGTCCATACTACTATACACCTTATACTGAGGATGGTTCATTGAAACCTGATCAAGAGATAAAGATCAGTTTAAATCGTCAACATTATGTACTTAAACGCATGTTAGTCGAAGAAAAAATCACGCCTGATGATTTTAAAAATGCTGAAAAATATAACGTACAACAACATTTAATTACAAGATAA
- the tyrS gene encoding tyrosine--tRNA ligase, translated as MTNALLEDLQWRGLIYQQTDESGIEELLNKEQVTLYCGADPTADSLHIGHLLPFLTLRRFQENGHRPLVLVGGGTGMIGDPSGKSEERTLQTEEQVELNVKGINEQMHKIFEFDTDKGAKLVNNRDWLSQISLIDFLRDYGKHVGVNYMLGKDSIQTRLEHGISYTEFTYTILQAIDFGHLNRTYNCKIQVGGSDQWGNITSGIELMRRMYGQTEAYGLTIPLVVKSDGKKFGKTEGGAVWLDADKTSPYEFYQFWINTTDEDVIKFLKYFTFLSKEEIETLEQSLIEAPHLREAQKALAENVTRFIHGQDALDDAMRISKALFAGDLQALSAKELKEGFKDVPQVELSNDTTNIVEAIVETGISPSKRQAREDVNNGAIYVNGVRQQDVNFELSADDKIENEFTIIRRGKKKYFMINYR; from the coding sequence ATGACAAACGCATTATTAGAAGACTTACAATGGAGAGGCTTGATTTATCAACAGACAGATGAATCAGGAATTGAAGAATTATTAAATAAAGAACAAGTTACATTGTATTGCGGTGCCGATCCAACAGCTGATAGTTTACACATTGGTCATTTATTACCATTTTTAACATTACGACGTTTCCAAGAGAATGGTCATAGACCACTTGTGTTAGTTGGTGGCGGTACAGGTATGATTGGTGATCCTTCTGGTAAATCTGAAGAACGTACATTACAAACTGAAGAACAAGTTGAATTAAATGTTAAAGGTATCAATGAACAAATGCATAAAATTTTCGAATTTGATACTGATAAAGGTGCTAAACTTGTAAACAATAGAGATTGGCTTAGTCAAATATCGTTGATAGACTTTTTAAGAGATTATGGTAAACATGTAGGTGTAAATTACATGTTAGGTAAAGATTCTATCCAGACACGTCTAGAACATGGGATCTCATACACTGAATTTACTTATACCATTTTACAAGCTATAGACTTTGGGCATTTAAATAGAACATATAATTGTAAAATTCAAGTAGGTGGTTCTGACCAATGGGGTAACATTACAAGCGGTATAGAATTAATGCGTAGAATGTATGGTCAAACAGAAGCATATGGCCTTACGATTCCGCTTGTTGTAAAATCAGATGGTAAGAAATTTGGCAAGACTGAAGGTGGCGCTGTTTGGTTAGATGCTGACAAAACAAGCCCATATGAATTCTACCAATTTTGGATTAATACTACTGATGAAGATGTCATCAAATTCTTGAAATACTTTACTTTCTTAAGCAAAGAGGAAATTGAAACTTTAGAACAATCATTAATTGAAGCGCCACATTTACGTGAAGCGCAAAAAGCTTTGGCTGAAAATGTGACACGTTTTATTCATGGTCAAGACGCTTTAGATGATGCGATGCGTATTTCAAAAGCGTTGTTTGCTGGTGATTTACAGGCACTTTCTGCTAAGGAATTGAAAGAAGGCTTTAAAGATGTACCTCAAGTTGAATTAAGTAATGATACTACGAATATTGTAGAAGCTATTGTTGAAACTGGTATTTCACCATCTAAACGTCAAGCGCGTGAAGATGTGAACAATGGGGCAATTTACGTGAATGGTGTAAGACAACAAGATGTAAACTTTGAGTTGTCGGCAGACGATAAAATTGAAAACGAATTTACGATTATTCGTCGAGGCAAAAAGAAATACTTTATGATTAACTATAGATAA